The following are from one region of the Alicyclobacillus fastidiosus genome:
- a CDS encoding NADH-quinone oxidoreductase subunit H: MKADEMYVILEIVQIIFLIAVAPLIQGVVKKTKALLQGRRGPSIWQPYYDLRKYMLKDEVVSVHASWLFLITPYVVFASTIAVVAMIPVFMTDTLLSFTGQLVLVVYLFGMARFFTALSGIDTGSSFGAMGSSRDMFVSGLAEPVLFVTLLAVALPLKTTNVTLLTNRVIANHALLLSPTFYLVFLAFFILVVTETGRIPVDNPDTHLELTMIHEGMLLEYSGRRLGLMMWSAWIKQTLMFTLLIDFCGPWGISRDGHGWILIASLAFLFLKLIILAIVVAFVEMSYAKIRFFRIPRLLSAAFALSMIAIVTEYLL, encoded by the coding sequence GTGAAAGCAGACGAGATGTACGTCATCTTAGAAATCGTTCAAATCATTTTCCTCATCGCGGTCGCCCCGCTAATACAGGGGGTTGTCAAAAAGACAAAGGCATTGCTTCAAGGACGGCGGGGTCCTTCGATTTGGCAGCCTTATTATGATTTGCGCAAGTACATGTTGAAGGATGAAGTCGTGTCCGTTCATGCTTCGTGGCTCTTTCTAATTACACCGTATGTGGTGTTTGCATCCACGATAGCTGTTGTCGCGATGATTCCAGTGTTCATGACAGATACGCTGTTGTCCTTCACGGGGCAACTGGTACTAGTAGTCTATCTGTTTGGGATGGCTCGATTCTTTACGGCACTTTCGGGGATTGATACAGGGAGCTCGTTTGGGGCGATGGGTTCTAGTCGAGACATGTTTGTGTCTGGTCTCGCTGAACCGGTTCTGTTTGTGACGTTACTCGCCGTAGCCCTGCCCTTGAAGACAACGAATGTAACGCTGCTGACGAACCGTGTGATAGCGAACCATGCGCTTCTCTTATCTCCGACATTTTACTTGGTATTTTTAGCGTTTTTCATTTTGGTCGTGACAGAAACCGGGCGCATTCCGGTAGATAACCCGGATACGCATTTGGAACTGACCATGATTCACGAGGGGATGCTGTTAGAGTATTCCGGAAGACGATTGGGGCTCATGATGTGGAGCGCGTGGATCAAACAGACCCTCATGTTTACTCTTTTGATCGACTTCTGCGGACCCTGGGGGATCTCTCGGGATGGGCACGGATGGATACTGATTGCAAGTTTGGCCTTCTTGTTCCTGAAACTCATTATCCTTGCGATTGTTGTGGCCTTCGTCGAGATGTCTTATGCGAAAATCCGGTTCTTTCGCATTCCAAGGTTACTATCTGCAGCATTCGCTTTATCCATGATCGCCATTGTCACCGAGTACTTACTATAA
- a CDS encoding hydrogenase, with protein MTVLQALSIVLILSTLGLLWIKRIATAIKILSIQSLILGMMAMFIARQTGTVDLYIMAGLTILMKAIGIPWILWYTLRKIGGVRETEKLIGRELSLLCGGGLLAIGYIITSRLHISAPNLTREYLPISIAMLLIGLFIMMTHQKAIMQGIGLVVMENGLFLVALVTTYGMPFLVDIGVFLDVFVAVILMSMLTYRIDKTFQSTHTENLRRLRG; from the coding sequence GTGACGGTCTTGCAAGCATTATCCATTGTATTGATACTCAGCACACTTGGCCTGCTCTGGATCAAACGCATTGCTACAGCGATCAAAATATTGTCTATCCAATCGCTGATTCTGGGTATGATGGCGATGTTCATCGCGAGACAGACGGGTACGGTTGATTTATATATAATGGCAGGACTCACCATCCTCATGAAAGCCATCGGCATTCCGTGGATTCTCTGGTACACTCTTCGCAAGATTGGGGGGGTGCGGGAAACAGAGAAACTGATAGGTCGTGAACTCTCCCTACTTTGTGGAGGCGGGCTTTTAGCCATCGGATATATCATAACATCGCGTTTGCATATCTCGGCACCGAATTTGACTCGGGAATACCTACCGATTTCCATTGCGATGTTACTCATTGGCCTGTTTATCATGATGACGCACCAGAAAGCGATTATGCAAGGGATTGGTCTCGTTGTGATGGAAAATGGACTGTTTTTAGTCGCCCTCGTTACGACGTACGGTATGCCGTTCCTTGTTGATATTGGTGTATTTCTCGATGTGTTTGTGGCTGTGATTCTGATGAGCATGTTGACGTATCGGATCGACAAAACATTCCAAAGTACACATACAGAGAATTTACGTAGGTTACGGGGGTGA
- a CDS encoding hydrogenase 4 subunit F: MALLAVMVPTVTGILSFIISPARLREFIHLVGSIATSLIGLMLVWEVAKNGSITSQNQFFHVDALSAVILMIISIVSLTTSIHSVGYIRHEQQEGLLSGRQTRQYYMFYHLFIATMVLVTVVNNMGLLWVGIEATTVVSAFLVAIYKKGEALEATWKYLMICSAGIALALLGVIILYASSIAKLGASNQVLNWTVLSNANLMLQPNLVALSFVFIMVGFGTKVGLAPMHFWLPDAHSQAPSPVSALLSGVLLNCAMLGLIRFGIVAENTLHGQLIQHLFIGFGLLSVILAFPFILVQRDFKRMLAYSTVEHMGIIAVALGIGGALGYTAALLQMFNHSIGKSMLFLSAGNVNQKYRSKQMPRVLAMLRIMPFTGVVFLVGTLAITGVPPFNIFTSEFSIFVAGFQQGHAVATSVLILFIAFIFAAMMFQVMKMIFGEEVGERVTRGEVSRWSVIPLVLPMAFVVAYGLYIPASFTQLIHHASYILAGGGHV, from the coding sequence TTGGCATTGTTAGCTGTGATGGTCCCAACAGTAACAGGAATACTTTCGTTTATCATCAGTCCAGCACGATTGCGTGAGTTCATTCATTTGGTCGGCAGTATTGCCACAAGCCTGATTGGGCTCATGTTAGTTTGGGAAGTTGCGAAGAATGGCTCTATCACAAGCCAAAATCAATTCTTTCATGTGGACGCACTCAGTGCCGTCATTCTCATGATTATTTCTATTGTAAGCTTGACGACATCGATTCACTCTGTCGGTTACATCCGACATGAACAACAGGAAGGCCTCCTAAGTGGTCGACAGACCAGACAGTATTACATGTTTTATCACTTGTTTATCGCAACGATGGTGCTTGTTACAGTCGTGAACAACATGGGCCTGCTCTGGGTCGGTATTGAGGCAACCACTGTGGTATCTGCATTTTTAGTCGCGATTTATAAAAAAGGTGAAGCGCTTGAAGCGACGTGGAAATACCTGATGATCTGTAGTGCAGGCATTGCTTTGGCACTCTTGGGCGTCATCATACTCTATGCCTCATCTATTGCCAAGCTTGGAGCCAGTAATCAGGTATTGAATTGGACGGTACTATCCAACGCGAACTTGATGCTGCAACCGAACCTTGTTGCCTTATCCTTTGTGTTTATTATGGTCGGCTTTGGAACGAAGGTAGGGCTTGCTCCAATGCACTTTTGGCTTCCCGATGCACACAGTCAAGCACCATCGCCGGTGAGTGCTCTCTTGTCGGGGGTCTTACTCAATTGTGCGATGCTAGGGCTCATTCGCTTTGGTATTGTTGCTGAAAATACACTTCATGGACAATTAATTCAACACCTATTCATTGGGTTTGGATTATTGTCCGTTATCCTTGCATTTCCATTTATTCTTGTTCAACGAGATTTCAAACGAATGCTCGCCTATTCCACCGTAGAACACATGGGGATTATCGCGGTTGCGCTTGGCATTGGGGGGGCTTTAGGGTATACCGCAGCCTTACTTCAAATGTTTAATCACTCCATTGGAAAATCGATGTTGTTTTTGTCTGCCGGAAACGTGAACCAGAAATACAGATCAAAGCAAATGCCGAGGGTGCTTGCGATGCTTCGAATCATGCCTTTTACAGGAGTTGTGTTTCTCGTGGGTACACTCGCCATTACGGGTGTACCGCCATTCAACATTTTTACCAGTGAGTTTTCTATTTTTGTTGCAGGCTTTCAGCAGGGACATGCGGTTGCAACAAGCGTACTCATTCTCTTTATCGCCTTCATTTTTGCGGCGATGATGTTTCAGGTTATGAAGATGATTTTTGGTGAAGAAGTTGGCGAAAGGGTAACAAGGGGCGAGGTTAGTCGATGGTCCGTCATCCCACTCGTCTTACCCATGGCTTTTGTGGTTGCGTATGGCCTATATATACCCGCGTCGTTTACTCAATTAATTCACCATGCTTCGTATATCCTGGCAGGAGGAGGTCATGTATGA
- a CDS encoding NADH-quinone oxidoreductase subunit C has product MKFIRVDVLPHELPNACAPVINQHGRFITMVASDECERGIDRFVVRYLFAHDGKSELTMIESVLPGSDPTYASVSSIIPAASWAEREAYDLFGIRPIGHPDLRPLVLHEHWPEGVYPLRKDYPLTEMPARDTARSWSYPKVEGEGVFEVPVGPIHAGVIEPGHFRFQVMGDSVLHLEAKLFYTHRGIEKRSEGMKVTKGLYLAERICGVCSVSHALSYAQAIESIAGTKIPKRAEFLRVLFAEMERLYNHVGDIGNMCAGIGYAYGINHGARLKEQLMQMNDCIIGHRFLRGCIALGGVAEDITEEKFEHIRRTLEQVERELHEIVEQILSHDIVINRFANTGVLPEQVVRELSAVGPTARASNYDVDARRDLPYAAYSELFFDVPTLAEGDVLARFKQRFLEAEQSFRLVEQVIQSIPKGDIRVPIGEFPPNAYGIGITESPRGENVHFVMTGPNHTIYRYRVRSAPYANWPAVPFCVPGNIIPDFPLINKSFELCYACCDR; this is encoded by the coding sequence ATGAAATTCATTCGAGTTGACGTCCTCCCCCATGAGTTGCCCAATGCTTGTGCTCCGGTCATCAATCAACATGGTCGTTTCATCACAATGGTCGCGTCCGATGAATGTGAACGTGGCATCGATCGATTTGTCGTACGCTACCTGTTTGCACATGATGGGAAATCAGAACTGACCATGATTGAGAGCGTATTACCGGGAAGCGACCCAACCTATGCTTCTGTGTCTTCCATCATTCCCGCTGCCTCTTGGGCAGAGCGAGAAGCCTACGATCTCTTTGGGATCCGTCCGATTGGACACCCCGATTTACGACCTTTGGTTTTACATGAACATTGGCCAGAAGGGGTCTATCCCTTGCGCAAAGACTACCCGCTAACGGAAATGCCAGCACGAGATACCGCTCGGTCATGGTCGTATCCTAAGGTAGAAGGGGAAGGCGTCTTTGAAGTTCCGGTGGGTCCAATTCACGCTGGGGTTATTGAGCCTGGTCATTTCCGATTTCAGGTGATGGGAGATTCAGTTCTCCACTTAGAGGCAAAACTTTTTTATACCCACCGAGGGATTGAGAAGCGTAGCGAGGGTATGAAGGTTACGAAAGGGTTGTATCTCGCTGAGCGAATCTGCGGTGTGTGCAGTGTCTCTCATGCATTGTCCTATGCACAGGCCATTGAAAGTATCGCGGGGACGAAGATTCCAAAACGAGCGGAATTTTTACGCGTTCTGTTTGCAGAAATGGAGCGTTTATATAACCACGTCGGGGACATTGGAAACATGTGCGCCGGTATTGGGTACGCCTATGGAATTAACCACGGTGCTCGGTTAAAGGAACAACTGATGCAGATGAATGATTGTATCATCGGGCACCGATTTCTAAGAGGTTGTATTGCACTCGGCGGTGTCGCGGAAGATATCACCGAGGAGAAGTTCGAGCATATCCGAAGAACGCTGGAACAAGTGGAGAGAGAACTGCATGAAATTGTTGAACAAATCTTATCACACGACATCGTCATCAATCGCTTTGCGAATACTGGCGTTTTGCCGGAACAAGTTGTTCGTGAACTCTCGGCCGTTGGACCCACGGCACGTGCTTCCAATTATGACGTAGACGCGCGGCGTGATTTACCATACGCTGCGTACTCTGAGCTATTTTTTGATGTGCCGACGTTGGCAGAGGGCGATGTGCTCGCTCGATTCAAACAAAGATTTCTCGAAGCAGAACAGTCCTTTCGGTTAGTCGAACAAGTGATTCAAAGCATTCCAAAAGGGGATATCCGTGTTCCGATTGGAGAATTTCCGCCTAATGCCTATGGAATAGGCATTACAGAATCCCCTCGTGGAGAAAACGTCCATTTTGTCATGACAGGCCCAAATCACACGATTTACCGCTACCGCGTGCGTTCAGCGCCCTATGCAAACTGGCCAGCTGTACCCTTTTGTGTGCCTGGCAATATTATTCCGGACTTTCCGCTCATTAATAAGAGCTTTGAACTGTGCTATGCATGCTGTGATCGTTAG
- a CDS encoding NADH-quinone oxidoreductase subunit B family protein: MRNIEQQLPSVIKKVFGRSLHIRHVDSGSCNGCEFETTALMNPVYDIQRFGIDFVASPRHADMLLVTGGVTWNLEEALRKTYAAAASPKMLVAVGACACGGGILGSTYANVGGVDKIFPVSVYVPGCPPRPQVILEGILNAIERAHELKSPKKGSYAYATRTSNI, encoded by the coding sequence GTGAGAAACATCGAACAGCAATTGCCATCCGTGATTAAAAAAGTATTTGGGCGCTCCCTACACATTCGTCATGTAGACTCAGGGTCGTGTAATGGGTGCGAGTTTGAAACGACGGCACTCATGAATCCGGTGTATGACATTCAGCGATTTGGCATCGACTTTGTTGCATCTCCGCGACATGCAGATATGCTTCTGGTGACAGGAGGTGTTACTTGGAATTTAGAGGAAGCATTACGAAAAACATATGCAGCTGCAGCGAGTCCCAAAATGTTGGTTGCCGTTGGGGCATGCGCCTGTGGTGGCGGAATTCTTGGTAGCACCTACGCAAATGTAGGCGGCGTAGATAAAATCTTCCCTGTATCCGTGTATGTTCCGGGTTGCCCGCCACGTCCTCAAGTGATTTTAGAAGGTATTTTGAACGCAATCGAACGGGCGCACGAATTGAAATCCCCCAAAAAAGGAAGTTATGCATATGCCACAAGAACTTCAAACATTTAA
- a CDS encoding metalloregulator ArsR/SmtB family transcription factor, whose amino-acid sequence MPQELQTFKAEFFKALSNPLRIRILELLREGDKYVHELQEHMGVDSAVVSQQLAILRNKNIVLGIKDGTKVMYSVRDPLLFDLLDIAKRIFNNSLNDTIQMLQDMNRD is encoded by the coding sequence ATGCCACAAGAACTTCAAACATTTAAAGCAGAGTTTTTTAAGGCATTGTCGAACCCACTTCGAATTCGAATTTTAGAGCTCTTACGAGAAGGTGATAAGTATGTTCATGAGTTACAAGAGCACATGGGTGTAGATAGTGCTGTTGTGTCACAGCAACTTGCGATATTGAGAAACAAAAATATTGTACTGGGGATAAAAGACGGAACAAAGGTCATGTATTCAGTGAGAGATCCCCTCCTCTTTGATTTATTGGATATCGCAAAGCGAATTTTTAACAACAGTCTGAACGATACCATTCAAATGCTTCAAGACATGAACAGGGATTGA
- a CDS encoding DDE-type integrase/transposase/recombinase: MQRCGGQTFAGANRQTKYLNNIVEQDHRFIKKITNPMMGFKSFQTADYTIKGIEAIHMIRKEQLKSPHVPVSSIADFINDLFHFAA, from the coding sequence CTGCAAAGATGTGGGGGACAGACGTTCGCAGGTGCGAATCGGCAGACGAAATACCTGAATAACATTGTTGAACAAGATCATCGATTCATCAAAAAAATCACGAACCCGATGATGGGGTTCAAATCGTTTCAAACTGCCGACTACACCATCAAGGGCATTGAGGCTATACACATGATAAGGAAAGAACAGCTCAAGTCACCTCACGTACCTGTCTCTTCCATCGCAGATTTTATTAATGACCTTTTCCACTTCGCTGCATAG
- a CDS encoding signal peptidase II, producing the protein MKKLSLLIALLVVVCYRILKVLSNRSMLHGSFGFIHFAYLHNYGAMMGILRGDRLLLVAIGIVAFAVLVAMWFKVKSSSIWFWIGWALLMGGTVGNLWDRLIYGSVTDMLQIPYIQLYSTCGYWSSDRRDYNADWILSKIIESSCKCPSETGR; encoded by the coding sequence GTGAAAAAACTCTCTCTACTTATTGCACTGCTTGTTGTTGTTTGTTACCGGATCTTAAAAGTGTTATCTAACCGATCCATGTTGCACGGGTCATTTGGATTCATTCATTTTGCCTACCTTCATAACTATGGAGCGATGATGGGAATTCTGCGAGGGGACCGTCTCCTGCTCGTTGCCATCGGCATTGTTGCTTTCGCCGTTTTGGTGGCCATGTGGTTCAAAGTAAAGTCTTCATCAATTTGGTTTTGGATTGGCTGGGCATTACTGATGGGAGGAACAGTGGGAAACCTTTGGGATAGGCTGATCTATGGCTCCGTCACCGACATGCTTCAGATTCCATATATCCAGCTATATTCAACGTGCGGATATTGGAGTTCGGACAGGCGTGATTATAATGCTGATTGGATATTGTCAAAGATTATTGAGAGTTCTTGTAAGTGCCCATCCGAGACAGGTAGATAA
- a CDS encoding ATP-binding protein: MSYTNDVFPLGKIVPSIDVVDRHSFIKESKMRLMHGNSIMISGPRRIGKSSVAHEIMRQLQNDGCYVVKLDLMYTSTIEEFATKLIQSILENRTGVLPHVSSAIQQLRNFFQNSELHAKINDLELGITLDAQSSPTELLETAFHMAETMAKKDDKRMVILLDEFQELDRLDQMGKSSGQSLLKRLRSIFQQQEHTTYFFLGSESSLLNTIFAERNQAFYRFTTLLQLPSIPEGEWKTYIQYKLRAENIQMTDSAIRMLMERTGGHPYCVMSIMANAYFAAKISDMNEINAKVLDRSYNQSLSQLDAVYEEQWQEIRRFKGADLVLRSILLNKPIHNKEAGTSNVTRSVKNLMRLSVIEKGDSRGEYRLLEPMFGDWILKNIQER, encoded by the coding sequence ATGTCCTATACCAATGATGTGTTCCCGTTAGGAAAAATCGTACCGTCTATTGATGTTGTGGATAGGCACAGTTTTATTAAAGAAAGCAAAATGCGCTTGATGCATGGAAACAGCATTATGATATCCGGCCCGCGCCGAATTGGAAAATCAAGTGTCGCGCATGAGATTATGCGACAACTTCAAAACGATGGATGTTATGTCGTGAAATTGGACTTAATGTACACATCCACCATCGAGGAATTCGCCACAAAGTTGATTCAATCCATTTTGGAAAACAGAACAGGCGTATTACCTCATGTTTCTTCTGCCATTCAGCAGTTGCGAAACTTCTTTCAGAATAGTGAGCTTCACGCGAAAATTAACGACCTGGAGCTAGGGATAACGTTAGATGCTCAATCAAGTCCAACGGAGCTGTTGGAAACCGCGTTTCACATGGCTGAAACGATGGCGAAGAAGGACGACAAACGCATGGTGATTCTGCTTGATGAATTTCAAGAGTTAGATCGACTCGACCAAATGGGTAAATCCAGTGGACAGTCTTTGTTGAAGAGACTACGTTCCATCTTCCAGCAGCAAGAGCACACAACGTATTTTTTCCTCGGAAGCGAAAGTTCTTTGCTAAACACGATATTCGCGGAGCGTAATCAAGCATTCTACCGATTCACGACATTGCTTCAACTACCTTCGATTCCGGAAGGAGAGTGGAAAACCTACATTCAATACAAACTCCGGGCTGAGAATATTCAAATGACCGATTCTGCTATAAGAATGTTGATGGAACGAACGGGTGGACACCCATATTGCGTCATGTCCATCATGGCAAATGCCTATTTTGCTGCCAAGATTAGCGATATGAATGAAATCAACGCAAAGGTATTAGACAGGTCGTACAATCAGTCGCTTTCTCAATTAGATGCTGTGTACGAGGAACAATGGCAAGAAATCCGACGTTTTAAGGGGGCCGATTTGGTTCTCAGGTCGATTCTTTTAAATAAACCAATCCACAACAAGGAAGCAGGAACTTCAAATGTTACCCGCTCCGTGAAAAACCTGATGCGACTATCGGTAATTGAAAAAGGGGACAGCCGTGGTGAATATAGATTGTTGGAACCCATGTTCGGGGATTGGATTCTGAAGAACATCCAAGAACGATGA
- a CDS encoding Fic family protein produces MCLDEILQRLDTKKSRLGAVCPLPSASVRSFIEDFRLRYTHETTTIDGNTLTLREIQAVLQHGITVHGKPLRDHLEVVNANEALNWLDKAVKSKEPPSEKLIMEFQRIIMKGILKENSVGYRRVPVLIQGAKHNPPNWQKVPSLMGELETWLKDVNDHPVVIAAKAHIRLARIVPFVAGNGQTCRLLVNYLLIHHGYAPALYTIENRHQYMKALNDVEQGDEEPFIRITVEAIIWTIDRYLSMVSDL; encoded by the coding sequence GTGTGCCTTGATGAAATATTACAACGTCTCGATACAAAAAAATCTAGGCTGGGTGCGGTATGCCCACTTCCATCTGCGTCTGTAAGGAGCTTCATTGAGGACTTCCGTCTTCGCTACACGCACGAGACCACAACTATCGACGGTAACACGCTCACCTTGCGAGAGATACAGGCTGTGCTGCAACACGGTATCACAGTCCATGGGAAGCCGTTGCGCGACCATCTGGAAGTCGTCAATGCGAACGAGGCTCTGAATTGGCTCGACAAAGCTGTGAAAAGCAAGGAACCACCATCCGAAAAGCTCATTATGGAATTTCAACGTATTATAATGAAGGGGATTTTAAAGGAGAATTCCGTAGGTTATCGCAGAGTCCCTGTACTTATCCAAGGTGCCAAGCATAACCCACCAAACTGGCAGAAAGTGCCGAGTCTTATGGGAGAACTCGAAACTTGGCTCAAAGATGTAAACGATCATCCCGTTGTAATTGCCGCTAAAGCTCACATTCGATTGGCACGGATTGTCCCATTCGTGGCCGGAAATGGACAAACATGCAGGTTACTGGTGAACTATCTTCTAATACATCACGGGTATGCACCCGCTCTGTACACCATCGAGAACCGCCACCAGTACATGAAGGCACTTAATGATGTGGAACAAGGTGACGAAGAACCGTTCATTAGAATCACCGTAGAAGCAATCATATGGACAATCGATAGGTACTTGTCTATGGTTAGTGATTTATAA